The DNA segment TCCGAGTTCGCCTTCGAGAGGTTGCCTTCGCTGTTCTCGAAGTCGATAGGGTTGACCTTGTGGGGCATGGTCGAGGAACCGGTTTCCCCTTCGACGGCCTGTTGGCCGAGATATCGGTCGGAGACGTACAGCCAGATGTCGAGGTCCAGGTCCAGCAGGACCGAGTTCGCCCGACGGAACGAATCGAACACCGCTGCCAGGTCGTCACAGGGGTTGACCTGGGTCGAAAGGGGCGTAAACTCGAGGCCCAGACCGGAAACGAAGTCGCGTACGAAGGCTTGCCAGTCGACCTCGGGGTAGGCCGCAACGTGGGCCGCGTAGGTTCCCGACGCGCCGGCGAGTTTACCCGAGAGGGCGTCCGTAGCGGTCCGAATCTCGCCCGTCGCACGCCCCAGTCGGGCGGCATAAACCGCCATCTCCTTGCCGAAGGTGGTCGGCGTCGCCGGCTGCCCGTGGGTGCGAGCCAGCATCGGCAGGTCCCGGTGGGCGCGAGCCATCTCGGCCAAGGCGTCCTGTACCTCGAACAGCGCCGGCAACAGGACGTCGTCGACGGCGTCTCGAACCAGCAGGCGGTGGGCGAGGTTGTTCACGTCCTCGCTCGTCAACCCGAAGTGAATCCACGGTGAGGCGTCGCTGCCCTCCGGCAGGTGATACCGGAGGAAGTACTCGACGGCCTTGACGTCGTGGTTGGTCGCGTCGAAGCCCGCGTACCCCTCCGTCTCGAGGGTCTTGACCAGTCGGGCGTCCTCCTCGTCGAAGTCCTCGTACAGGCCTCGCAGGTGGGTTCGCTCGTCGGCGTCGATCTCGAGGGGCGTCGCCTCGAGGTCGGCCAGCGCGAGCAGGTACTCGACTTCGACGCGAACGCGAGCGCGCATGAGCGCGGCCTCGCTGGCGTACGGCGACAGCGGTGCCGTCCGGGAGCCATAGCGCCCATCGAGGGGCGAGACGGCGTACAGTTCGTGGCGGTGAGTCATGTGCGAGCGTGCACCTGCGGCGTGCAAAAGCGTGTCGGAATGCGTTCCACAGCCGTGCATACACTTACGCCCATAGCTCCGTTTCGGCACAGAA comes from the Natronosalvus amylolyticus genome and includes:
- the purB gene encoding adenylosuccinate lyase is translated as MTHRHELYAVSPLDGRYGSRTAPLSPYASEAALMRARVRVEVEYLLALADLEATPLEIDADERTHLRGLYEDFDEEDARLVKTLETEGYAGFDATNHDVKAVEYFLRYHLPEGSDASPWIHFGLTSEDVNNLAHRLLVRDAVDDVLLPALFEVQDALAEMARAHRDLPMLARTHGQPATPTTFGKEMAVYAARLGRATGEIRTATDALSGKLAGASGTYAAHVAAYPEVDWQAFVRDFVSGLGLEFTPLSTQVNPCDDLAAVFDSFRRANSVLLDLDLDIWLYVSDRYLGQQAVEGETGSSTMPHKVNPIDFENSEGNLSKANSDLTFLADYVTTSRLQRDLSDSTVKRNIGAAFAHCLIGYTKTTAGLEKVVPNEQVMREDLENTPAIIGEAVQTILRREGQDDAYEQVKALTRGREVTLEDFQELFAELDVSEDVRADLQALTPTGYVGIASDLVDDLE